From Crassaminicella indica, one genomic window encodes:
- a CDS encoding Lon protease family protein, giving the protein MHKYKELSYKQLKKIYNLDNFDFQSTEELKPIDGIIGQDRASKAMEFGLHVKNSKYNIFVVGVKGTGKKSYVKKIVEKNAKLENIPDDWCYVYNFEEPSRPISLNVPPGMGKIFCDDMDELINELLEEIPKAFVDEAYEREKTEIIKKYQEKRNTLLEELTAYCLENGFVIKNTNKGFALAPLIDGKAMSDQEYQELDEEQRKEIERKAEDVEIKALELLRKIKAVEYKAKRNIAKLDRELAKKVIKPCMDILFDKYKENEKVIKYLKAVKKDIVENIYDFDVEEDEQEDLLEEDFIKKYKVNLFVDNSNNDGAPVIIEYNPNYQNLTGKIEYENEQGSLKTDFTMIRPGAIHKANGGYLILQADQVLRNIKSWDTLKRVIETSEVRVEGLRTHLGIIDIASLKPEPIPVNLKVILIGNSYIYRLLYEYDEDFEKLFKIKVDFDSVMDATLENEMKMAHFISFFCNKEGLKHLDVSGVAKVLEYSHRIAGSQKKLTTRFNKLVEILIEADVWAEMEQSLLIQEKHIKRAYMERIYRNNQIEEKIEEMYKNGKILFSLKGKKVGRIHGLSVIDLGDYIFGKPSVITVTTFAGNKGVINIEREVDMSGSVHDKGVMILEGYLNEKFAQKYPLSITGKICFEQNYSGIDGDSASSTELYALLSSISDVPIHQHIAVTGSVNQKGEIQPVGGVTEKIEGFFSLCKYYGLTGEHGVIIPHQNIEDLVLSDEVIDAVKEGKFHIYPIATIEEGIEILTNQSFEYICEKINKKLEEYNHEKKDERKSKGPRMFRR; this is encoded by the coding sequence ATGCATAAATACAAAGAACTTTCCTATAAACAATTAAAGAAAATATACAATCTTGATAATTTTGACTTTCAATCAACAGAGGAATTAAAACCTATAGATGGTATTATAGGGCAAGATAGGGCTTCGAAAGCTATGGAATTTGGATTGCATGTAAAAAATTCAAAATATAATATATTTGTTGTTGGAGTAAAGGGAACTGGTAAAAAAAGTTATGTAAAGAAAATAGTAGAAAAAAATGCAAAGTTAGAAAATATACCAGATGATTGGTGTTATGTTTATAATTTTGAAGAGCCAAGTCGACCTATTTCTTTGAATGTACCTCCTGGGATGGGAAAAATATTTTGTGATGATATGGATGAATTAATTAATGAGCTTTTAGAAGAGATTCCAAAAGCATTTGTTGATGAAGCTTATGAACGAGAAAAGACAGAAATCATTAAAAAATATCAGGAAAAAAGAAATACCTTATTAGAAGAATTAACAGCATATTGTTTGGAAAATGGTTTTGTGATAAAAAATACAAACAAAGGCTTTGCGCTTGCGCCACTTATTGATGGGAAGGCAATGAGTGATCAAGAATATCAAGAATTAGATGAAGAACAAAGAAAAGAAATTGAAAGGAAGGCAGAAGATGTAGAAATAAAAGCATTAGAATTATTGAGAAAAATAAAAGCTGTTGAATATAAAGCAAAGAGGAATATAGCTAAATTAGATCGGGAATTAGCAAAAAAAGTTATAAAACCTTGTATGGATATACTCTTTGATAAATATAAAGAGAATGAAAAAGTAATAAAATATTTGAAAGCTGTTAAAAAAGATATTGTAGAGAATATATATGATTTTGATGTAGAAGAAGATGAACAAGAGGATTTGTTAGAAGAAGATTTTATTAAAAAATACAAAGTAAATCTATTTGTAGACAATAGCAATAATGATGGGGCACCTGTAATTATTGAATACAACCCTAATTATCAAAATCTTACAGGAAAAATTGAGTACGAAAATGAGCAAGGGTCATTAAAGACGGATTTTACTATGATTCGACCTGGTGCTATTCACAAAGCAAATGGTGGTTATTTAATTCTTCAAGCAGATCAGGTGCTTAGAAATATTAAGTCTTGGGATACTTTAAAAAGAGTAATAGAAACTAGTGAAGTAAGGGTAGAGGGTCTTAGAACTCATTTAGGAATTATAGATATTGCTTCATTGAAGCCTGAGCCTATACCAGTGAATTTGAAGGTAATACTTATTGGAAATTCATATATATATCGCCTTCTTTATGAATACGATGAAGATTTTGAAAAATTATTTAAAATAAAAGTTGATTTTGATTCTGTGATGGATGCAACATTAGAGAATGAGATGAAAATGGCTCATTTCATAAGTTTTTTTTGCAACAAAGAGGGGCTTAAGCATTTAGATGTAAGTGGTGTTGCAAAGGTTTTAGAATATAGTCATCGTATTGCAGGAAGTCAAAAAAAGCTTACTACAAGATTTAACAAATTGGTTGAAATATTAATTGAAGCGGATGTTTGGGCTGAAATGGAGCAGAGCTTATTAATTCAAGAAAAACATATAAAAAGAGCGTATATGGAAAGAATATACAGAAATAATCAAATCGAAGAAAAAATAGAAGAAATGTATAAAAACGGTAAAATTTTATTTAGTTTAAAAGGAAAAAAAGTAGGTAGAATTCATGGTTTATCTGTTATTGATTTGGGAGACTATATTTTTGGGAAGCCTTCTGTTATTACGGTTACAACTTTTGCGGGGAATAAAGGGGTTATAAATATTGAAAGAGAAGTAGATATGAGTGGAAGTGTTCATGATAAGGGAGTGATGATTCTAGAAGGTTATTTAAATGAAAAGTTTGCACAAAAATATCCTTTAAGCATAACAGGGAAAATATGCTTTGAACAAAATTACAGTGGCATAGATGGAGATAGTGCATCAAGTACGGAGCTTTATGCATTATTATCTAGTATAAGTGATGTGCCTATTCATCAACATATTGCAGTTACAGGATCTGTAAACCAAAAAGGTGAAATACAGCCAGTAGGAGGGGTAACGGAAAAGATTGAGGGCTTTTTCTCTTTATGCAAATATTATGGACTTACAGGAGAGCATGGAGTTATCATTCCTCATCAAAATATTGAGGATTTAGTTCTTTCTGATGAGGTAATAGATGCTGTAAAGGAAGGAAAGTTTCATATATATCCTATTGCTACAATTGAAGAAGGAATAGAAATATTAACTAATCAATCCTTTGAATATATTTGTGAGAAGATTAATAAAAAATTAGAAGAATATAATCATGAAAAAAAAGATGAGAGAAAAAGTAAGGGACCAAGAATGTTTAGAAGATAA
- a CDS encoding TetR/AcrR family transcriptional regulator, with the protein MKKVKDKKQLIIEAAMKIFCRDGFHKATVSEIAAKAGVGKGTIYEYFDSKKQLFIEMMKYYANLYYENLIAAIEKEKTIMDKLKRYILIEEEIMTKHGDLAQIFMREAYNIGLEVHKIMKNNRIKQIQFFADLIQAGIDEGIFRNVNPYTAALAFMGSVHHIQVSKIFIKDSYSEEINIENLHDLLLNGIKK; encoded by the coding sequence ATGAAAAAAGTAAAAGACAAAAAACAATTAATTATTGAAGCTGCTATGAAAATATTTTGTAGAGATGGATTCCATAAAGCAACAGTCAGTGAAATAGCAGCTAAAGCTGGTGTTGGTAAAGGTACCATTTACGAATATTTTGATAGTAAAAAACAATTGTTTATAGAAATGATGAAATATTATGCTAATCTTTACTATGAAAATCTAATCGCAGCTATTGAAAAAGAAAAAACTATTATGGATAAATTGAAACGCTATATTCTTATTGAAGAAGAAATTATGACAAAGCATGGTGATTTAGCTCAAATATTTATGCGTGAAGCTTATAATATTGGTTTAGAGGTTCATAAAATCATGAAAAACAATAGGATAAAACAAATTCAGTTCTTTGCAGATTTGATTCAAGCTGGCATAGATGAAGGTATTTTTAGAAATGTTAATCCTTATACTGCTGCATTAGCTTTCATGGGTAGCGTTCATCACATTCAAGTTAGCAAAATATTTATAAAGGATTCTTACTCAGAAGAAATAAATATAGAAAATCTACATGATCTATTATTAAATGGTATAAAGAAATAG
- a CDS encoding efflux RND transporter permease subunit, protein MNLSKISVNRPVTTLMFMLIAILLGGVCLNLLPIDLYPEMEIPVAIVSINYSGAAPEEIETLITKPIEQSIATVSKLKNLSSYSREGSSIVVAEFESNTDMDMAALEMREKVDLVKGILPDDASTPLVLKIDPNAQPIIQLGISSDMDSGKLQSLIEDEILSRFERIDGVASVDTYGENEREVKIKVDQDKLSGYGLTLTQIKNILKAENLNLPGGRVNKGEKELLARTTGEFKTIDDIKAVPIILKNGEIIKLSDIANISLDYKDVESLIRVNKKNALGIAIKKQSVANTVKVAEKVLQEVATIQKDYPQLNIVVGVDQSKFINKSINNVTKNAVVGGCLSVIILYLFLRNIRSTFIVGIAIPVSIIATFALMYFGGLTINLISLGGLALGIGMLVDNSIVVLENIYRLREEGLSRKDAAMKGAKEVGMAVFASTMTTIAVFLPIVFVEGFTSIVFKQLSFTVTFSLLASLVISLTVVPMLSSKILKVGEVKERKHTGFSLGKLLDIFSSFIDSVAKFYGNILKFTLDHRKTTIFVGLAIFISSIALVSMIGAEFFPKEDEGMFSVKIEVPFGTSLENTDKIVSEVENIVNNIPEKEKVFTIVSSNLGFSSSASNSSTVMCALVDQKNRKRSTEDIVNEVRKKISVISGADISVSEASSMAGGGPQKAPIEIEIKGDDIKLLKSIGEDFEKIVKSIPGTADVSLDTEEGEPEARVILDREIASHYGITTYDLANILKAAVDGVKATNFKYDGDEIDVNLSLDDHVKDSIENMKQILIKSPTGTVVPIGQIADIEYGNSPTQIKRINQVRTVTISSQLYGRDLKSVTDDIQKKFEEHPLPSGYRYNFTGQQEDMMEAFSSLAKALLLSIILVYMILASQFESLLHPFTVMLSVPFALSGGLIGLFITKRSLSVPAFIGVIMLAGIVVNNAIVLVDYINQLREQGLSRKTAIIQAAATRFRPILMTTLTTVLGLMPLALGIGEGASTQAPMATVVVGGLLLSTVLTLAFIPVVYTVFDDILIKIKSKFKGKKKKVIHENH, encoded by the coding sequence ATGAATTTATCAAAAATATCTGTAAATAGACCTGTTACCACCCTCATGTTTATGCTAATTGCAATCCTATTAGGTGGTGTTTGTTTAAATTTGCTTCCAATTGACCTTTATCCAGAAATGGAAATTCCTGTAGCAATCGTTTCTATAAATTATAGCGGTGCAGCACCTGAAGAAATAGAAACACTCATTACAAAACCAATCGAACAATCCATTGCTACTGTTAGTAAATTAAAAAATCTATCTTCTTATTCAAGAGAAGGCAGTTCTATTGTTGTAGCTGAATTTGAGTCTAATACAGACATGGATATGGCAGCACTTGAAATGAGAGAAAAAGTTGATTTAGTAAAAGGCATTTTACCTGATGATGCTTCCACTCCTTTAGTATTAAAAATAGACCCTAACGCCCAGCCCATAATACAGCTTGGTATATCCTCTGATATGGACAGTGGAAAGCTTCAAAGCCTTATAGAAGATGAAATCTTATCTCGCTTTGAAAGAATAGATGGTGTTGCATCTGTTGATACTTATGGTGAAAATGAAAGAGAAGTAAAAATCAAAGTAGACCAAGACAAATTATCTGGCTACGGACTAACCCTTACACAAATTAAAAATATATTAAAAGCTGAAAACTTAAATTTACCAGGTGGTCGAGTAAATAAAGGAGAAAAGGAATTATTAGCAAGAACTACTGGAGAATTTAAAACTATAGATGACATAAAAGCAGTTCCGATTATTCTAAAAAATGGCGAAATCATAAAGCTTTCAGATATTGCTAATATTTCTCTTGATTATAAAGACGTAGAAAGTTTGATCAGAGTCAATAAAAAGAATGCTCTAGGAATTGCCATAAAGAAACAATCTGTTGCCAATACAGTAAAAGTTGCCGAAAAGGTTTTACAAGAAGTGGCTACTATACAAAAGGACTATCCTCAACTAAACATTGTTGTAGGCGTAGATCAATCAAAATTTATCAATAAATCAATCAATAATGTTACAAAAAATGCAGTTGTAGGAGGCTGTCTTTCAGTCATTATTCTTTATTTGTTCTTAAGAAACATACGCTCAACCTTTATTGTTGGTATTGCAATCCCTGTATCCATTATTGCAACCTTTGCCCTTATGTATTTTGGAGGCCTTACAATCAACTTAATCTCTTTAGGAGGCTTAGCATTAGGAATCGGTATGCTTGTTGACAACTCTATTGTTGTTTTGGAAAATATTTATCGTCTAAGAGAAGAAGGACTTTCAAGAAAAGATGCTGCAATGAAAGGTGCTAAAGAAGTTGGAATGGCTGTATTTGCTTCAACAATGACCACAATAGCTGTATTCTTACCTATTGTTTTCGTTGAAGGCTTTACTTCTATTGTGTTCAAACAGCTATCTTTCACAGTAACATTTTCATTACTCGCATCTTTAGTCATCTCCCTTACAGTTGTACCAATGCTATCTTCTAAAATTCTAAAGGTTGGAGAAGTAAAGGAAAGAAAGCATACAGGTTTTTCTTTAGGAAAGCTATTAGATATATTCTCAAGCTTTATTGATAGCGTAGCAAAATTCTATGGAAATATATTGAAATTCACCCTAGATCATAGAAAAACAACTATTTTTGTTGGTTTAGCAATATTCATTTCTTCCATTGCTTTAGTCAGTATGATTGGTGCAGAATTTTTTCCAAAGGAAGATGAAGGGATGTTTAGTGTTAAAATAGAAGTTCCTTTTGGCACCAGCTTAGAAAATACAGATAAAATCGTTTCTGAGGTTGAAAACATTGTAAATAATATTCCTGAAAAAGAAAAAGTATTTACTATCGTTTCGTCAAATCTTGGATTTTCATCTTCTGCTTCAAACAGTTCAACTGTCATGTGTGCATTAGTAGATCAAAAGAATAGAAAACGATCTACAGAAGATATTGTAAATGAAGTAAGAAAAAAAATATCTGTTATTTCAGGAGCAGATATTTCTGTTAGTGAAGCTTCCTCTATGGCAGGTGGCGGTCCACAAAAAGCTCCTATTGAAATAGAAATCAAAGGAGATGATATTAAACTTTTAAAATCCATCGGGGAGGATTTTGAAAAAATTGTAAAATCTATTCCTGGTACAGCAGATGTAAGTCTAGATACAGAAGAAGGAGAACCAGAAGCAAGAGTAATTTTGGATAGAGAAATAGCTTCCCACTATGGTATTACCACATATGATTTAGCAAATATCTTAAAAGCAGCAGTAGATGGCGTAAAAGCCACTAATTTTAAATATGATGGAGATGAAATCGATGTGAATCTCTCTTTAGATGACCATGTAAAGGATTCTATTGAAAATATGAAGCAAATATTAATCAAATCTCCTACAGGTACCGTAGTTCCTATTGGTCAAATTGCTGATATAGAATATGGAAATTCTCCTACGCAGATTAAAAGAATCAATCAGGTTCGAACAGTTACAATATCTTCTCAATTATATGGTAGAGATTTAAAATCTGTAACAGACGACATTCAGAAAAAGTTTGAAGAGCATCCATTACCATCAGGATATCGTTACAACTTTACAGGACAACAAGAAGACATGATGGAAGCATTCTCAAGTCTTGCAAAAGCACTGCTTCTATCTATTATCTTAGTTTATATGATTTTAGCATCACAATTTGAATCATTACTACATCCTTTTACAGTAATGCTTTCTGTACCATTTGCATTATCAGGGGGACTGATTGGTCTTTTCATCACAAAACGTTCCCTATCTGTTCCAGCATTTATTGGTGTTATTATGTTGGCTGGAATAGTTGTAAATAATGCCATTGTTTTAGTAGACTATATTAATCAATTAAGAGAACAGGGGTTGAGTAGAAAAACAGCTATCATTCAAGCTGCTGCTACAAGATTTAGACCTATTCTTATGACAACACTAACAACCGTTTTAGGATTAATGCCATTAGCACTAGGAATCGGAGAAGGAGCATCTACACAAGCTCCAATGGCTACTGTAGTTGTAGGTGGGCTACTGCTATCAACAGTATTGACCCTAGCATTTATACCTGTTGTATATACCGTATTTGATGACATACTGATAAAAATAAAATCCAAATTTAAAGGCAAAAAGAAAAAAGTTATTCATGAAAACCATTAG
- a CDS encoding efflux RND transporter periplasmic adaptor subunit yields MNRKIILLFTAILFVTIVFTGCGKKQIVAAKEEKLVNVQTTKVEKNSLILKTTLSGKIKPIEESSVVPKVPGKVINVYVEIGDKVQKGDVLFELDPTDLSNAVKQAEAAYNASLANLKLKEEQIANAKKNYERNKALYEQGVISQQIFEQSQLQASDAQLNMVKAQVEQSKVALENAKSQLSNCTITAPISGFVTSVDISKGEMASNGMPAITIANLDTVLIETNISEHLINKVHKGDSVNILVKSASKEPLKGKIFALSPAPTKNGLTYPMKITLENKDNLVKAGMFAEISIVSDKKENIITIPSDSVVVKEGKEVVFVITNNQAQMREVSLGLDNGKEVEVLDGLNVGDVIVTKGQNYLDEGNKVKITE; encoded by the coding sequence ATGAACAGAAAAATCATCTTACTATTCACAGCAATTCTATTTGTAACTATTGTGTTTACAGGATGTGGAAAAAAACAAATAGTTGCAGCAAAAGAAGAAAAATTAGTAAATGTTCAAACAACTAAAGTAGAAAAAAATAGCTTAATACTAAAAACAACATTATCAGGGAAAATAAAGCCTATTGAAGAATCCAGTGTTGTTCCTAAAGTTCCTGGGAAGGTAATCAATGTATATGTAGAAATCGGAGATAAAGTTCAAAAGGGCGATGTACTTTTTGAATTAGATCCAACAGATTTATCTAATGCTGTAAAACAGGCTGAAGCTGCCTACAATGCTTCTCTTGCAAATCTAAAATTAAAAGAAGAACAAATCGCGAATGCAAAGAAAAACTATGAAAGAAATAAAGCCTTATATGAACAAGGAGTCATTTCTCAGCAGATTTTCGAACAATCACAGCTTCAAGCATCTGATGCACAATTAAATATGGTAAAAGCTCAAGTAGAGCAATCAAAAGTAGCTCTTGAAAATGCTAAATCACAACTATCTAATTGTACTATTACAGCACCTATTTCTGGTTTTGTCACCTCTGTAGATATAAGCAAAGGCGAAATGGCATCAAACGGCATGCCTGCTATAACTATTGCAAACTTAGATACAGTTCTTATTGAAACAAATATATCAGAGCATCTCATTAACAAGGTTCATAAAGGTGATTCTGTAAATATCCTTGTAAAATCAGCAAGCAAGGAGCCTTTAAAAGGAAAAATATTTGCATTATCTCCAGCACCTACAAAAAATGGACTTACCTATCCAATGAAAATAACATTAGAAAATAAAGACAATTTAGTAAAAGCTGGTATGTTTGCAGAAATCAGCATTGTTTCTGATAAAAAAGAGAATATTATTACGATTCCATCTGATTCAGTAGTTGTAAAAGAAGGAAAAGAAGTTGTATTTGTAATCACAAATAATCAAGCTCAAATGAGAGAAGTATCATTAGGACTTGATAATGGTAAAGAGGTTGAAGTATTGGACGGATTAAATGTAGGTGATGTAATCGTAACTAAAGGTCAAAACTACTTGGATGAAGGAAATAAAGTAAAAATCACTGAATAG
- the nth gene encoding endonuclease III, with translation MRVKKSQAEINKILRVLEDMYPDAKCELNYHNAFQMLIATILSAQTTDKKVNKVTKELFEKYKTPKDFLQLEIVELENIIKEIGLYRSKAKNVLNTCRILVEAYDGKVPNSRIELMKLPGVGRKTANVVLSNVFGVPAIAVDTHVFRVSNRIGLADSDNVKDTEKQLMENIPKNKWTKAHHMLIFHGRRICKAKNPKCDMCLLKQHCKYYNDCIQ, from the coding sequence ATGCGTGTAAAAAAATCACAAGCGGAAATAAATAAAATTTTAAGAGTACTAGAAGATATGTATCCAGATGCTAAGTGTGAGTTGAATTATCATAATGCCTTTCAAATGCTTATTGCTACCATTCTTAGTGCACAGACAACGGATAAGAAAGTAAATAAGGTTACGAAAGAATTATTTGAAAAATATAAAACACCAAAAGATTTTTTGCAGTTAGAGATAGTTGAACTAGAAAATATAATAAAAGAAATAGGGTTATATCGTAGTAAGGCAAAAAATGTATTAAATACTTGTAGAATATTAGTTGAAGCATATGATGGCAAGGTACCTAATAGTAGAATAGAATTAATGAAACTGCCAGGAGTAGGTAGAAAAACTGCAAATGTAGTATTGAGTAATGTTTTTGGAGTACCAGCAATAGCTGTGGATACCCATGTTTTTCGAGTATCTAATAGAATTGGCTTGGCAGATAGTGATAATGTAAAGGATACAGAAAAACAGCTCATGGAAAATATTCCTAAAAATAAATGGACTAAAGCTCATCATATGTTGATCTTTCATGGAAGAAGAATTTGCAAAGCTAAAAATCCAAAATGTGATATGTGTTTATTAAAGCAGCATTGTAAATATTATAATGATTGTATACAATAA
- the trxB gene encoding thioredoxin-disulfide reductase, whose amino-acid sequence MEKLYDVIIIGAGPAGLAAGLYAARAKMKTLILEKDKTGGQIVTTNEVANYPGSIQNATGPSLIARMVEQAEEFGAERKKDTVIDVDFTEKVKVIKGEKEVYKSKAVIIASGATPKQIGCPGEKELIGKGVSYCATCDADFFTGLEVFVIGGGDSALEEAMYLTKFAKKVTIVHRRDELRAAKSIQEKAFKNEKIDFMWDTVVEEIKGDGIVEAIVFKNKKTGKITEYHADENDGTFGIFPFVGYKPQSDVYKGKIELTDDGYVITDADMRTSVAGVFAAGDIRVKSLRQVVTATADGAIAAVAAEKYIENHFD is encoded by the coding sequence ATGGAAAAACTATATGACGTAATCATAATAGGAGCAGGACCTGCTGGACTTGCAGCAGGTCTATATGCAGCAAGAGCGAAAATGAAAACATTGATTTTAGAAAAGGATAAAACAGGAGGTCAGATTGTTACGACAAATGAAGTAGCAAATTATCCAGGCTCTATTCAGAATGCTACAGGGCCAAGCCTTATTGCAAGGATGGTAGAACAGGCAGAGGAATTTGGTGCAGAAAGAAAGAAGGATACAGTGATAGATGTTGATTTTACTGAAAAAGTAAAGGTAATAAAGGGAGAGAAGGAAGTATATAAGTCTAAGGCAGTAATAATTGCAAGTGGTGCTACACCAAAACAAATTGGTTGTCCAGGAGAAAAGGAATTAATAGGAAAAGGAGTATCCTATTGTGCAACTTGTGATGCAGACTTTTTTACAGGTTTAGAAGTATTTGTAATAGGAGGAGGAGATTCTGCATTAGAAGAAGCTATGTATCTAACGAAATTTGCCAAAAAGGTTACGATTGTACATAGGAGAGATGAGTTAAGAGCTGCAAAATCAATTCAAGAGAAAGCATTTAAAAATGAAAAAATAGATTTTATGTGGGATACAGTAGTAGAAGAAATAAAAGGAGATGGAATTGTAGAAGCTATTGTATTTAAGAACAAAAAAACAGGTAAAATTACAGAATATCATGCAGATGAAAATGATGGAACATTTGGGATATTCCCATTTGTAGGATATAAACCTCAAAGTGATGTATATAAAGGAAAAATTGAATTAACAGATGATGGATATGTTATAACAGATGCAGACATGAGAACAAGTGTAGCAGGTGTATTTGCTGCTGGAGATATTAGAGTAAAATCCTTAAGGCAGGTAGTAACTGCTACAGCAGATGGTGCAATTGCAGCTGTTGCAGCAGAAAAATATATTGAAAATCATTTTGATTAA